Genomic window (Clostridiisalibacter paucivorans DSM 22131):
TATTAGTTAGTGGTTAGTAGTTGATGGTAGAAATCCTATGGATTTCATCATTAAACTACTAACTTTTTTTGTTAAATATATGACTATAGTATCATATAAAACTTGATAAATTTGATATAAAATATACTATGGTTAATTTTGCTAAATATTGTATTATAGATTAATATAATATGGGCTTGTTAACAAAGACATAAGATAATTGCTGTTTATATACAGCGAGACAAAATTATAATACAAAGGAGAATAGTTATGAAAAAGAAGATTTTAGCAATTGTATTGGCATCTTTGATGCTGTGTATATCATTAAGTGGATGCGGGGATTATATTGAGAGTTTTGGAAGTTCATCCCAAGAGGACGACACTGAGAAATATAATGCATATATTGATTTCAGTAATTATATAACTCAATGGTTTGATAATGCTTTGTTTGATTATTTTGAAGAATTTGGGATAGAAGAAGATATCATAGTTAGAGAAAATTTTAGTGATTTTAATACATATCCTATTTTAAAGGTACATGAGGAACAAGTTGAGAAAACATTGGAATATGCATCTAAAGAGCCATCATATGGAGAAACTGATGAAGCTATAAAGGCATTATGCCCAAAACTTAAAGACTTTATGGATACAATAAAAGAAATGGAAGAATATTATCAGTCAAAATCCTTTATAGATGATGACTTCAAGAGAGGAAATGAGTTACATAAGGAGATATTAACACAATACGAAGAATACATGGAGTTATCCGAAAAATTCAATGCAGAATTCAGTGAAATAACAGAAGAAAAGAAACAAGAAGATTTGGAACAGCTAAAAGAAGATGATTACATGATAAGATATTATGCCATGAGGGTTATAATAAAAGCTCAGGATATACAGACTTCATTCTATGATGCAGGGGTTTATGGTGAAAATATTTTAGATTTTGATGTAGATGTATATAGGGAGAAATATGATTCATTGACAGAAGATGTTAGTAAATTTATGGAGTATTTAGACGATGAAGAAAGATTTAAAAGAGAAGGTTTCGAGAATAATGCATTTATATCCAGATTTAAAGAAGATGCAATTTCAGTAAAGGCAGCTGCCACAGATATTATGCAAATTTTAGAAACAAAAAATCTAGATTTAGAATCCGATACAAAGGGTCTAGTAACTACAGGAGAAACAATTCCGCCTACAGAATATTATGATGAAAAGGTTTCTCAATTAATTGATTCATATAATAATATGATAAATTAGATATATAGGTAGGTAGATCTATGTTTAAAAAGAATTTTATAATTATAATGTTTATATTAATATGTATTTTTTCAACATCTTGTGGTTATGTAGACAATTTATCTGAAGATATAGATAATCTTAAAGAAGGTTTTAGTGAAAAAGATGAAATAGAGGGAACAGAAGATGAAAAATACGAATCTTATATTGTATTAAACAATTTTATTACTGCAGAGTTAAAGGAATCCTTAGATTATTATTTTGGATGGTTTGGGTTTAGTGAAAATATGAAATTAGATGAAAAGTCTAATCTTTTCAAAGGAGTTTTTATGAATTTTGACAAAGAAGAGATAGAGCTTTCTTTAAAATGTTATTCGAAAAAACCATTTTTAAATGGAGTTGATGATAATGTAAAGAATTTGCATGCCAAGCTGGAAAAAATAATAGACCTATTGGATCAGGTAGATACATACTTTAAATTGAAGGCGTATGTGGATGATGACTTTGCTAAGGGTAAGGAATTGCATAGAGAGATATA
Coding sequences:
- a CDS encoding YiiG family protein, whose translation is MKKKILAIVLASLMLCISLSGCGDYIESFGSSSQEDDTEKYNAYIDFSNYITQWFDNALFDYFEEFGIEEDIIVRENFSDFNTYPILKVHEEQVEKTLEYASKEPSYGETDEAIKALCPKLKDFMDTIKEMEEYYQSKSFIDDDFKRGNELHKEILTQYEEYMELSEKFNAEFSEITEEKKQEDLEQLKEDDYMIRYYAMRVIIKAQDIQTSFYDAGVYGENILDFDVDVYREKYDSLTEDVSKFMEYLDDEERFKREGFENNAFISRFKEDAISVKAAATDIMQILETKNLDLESDTKGLVTTGETIPPTEYYDEKVSQLIDSYNNMIN